In Lonchura striata isolate bLonStr1 chromosome 14, bLonStr1.mat, whole genome shotgun sequence, one genomic interval encodes:
- the IGBP1 gene encoding immunoglobulin-binding protein 1 isoform X2: MMAEAGAGGPRLAELLAVGRRLWDELEASTEPSSGAPAVQDKVRQGLEALQRAEAMVAQLELFSENEELEEIPSADLKFMLLPALLGALTLKQVELSRRREHLEKAREHFLRFLKLCRSYGLGSFQLPPGTSGQEQSRSPSAPRDPAQPDLVAMAMSRTAKIERYKQKKELENKLASMSSSVESGTADEDQIREFYILQIQKWIGTSLEEIESIDQELVILKSRDAARQAPAGPRDPSRPARAVVKPFILTRDAAQARVFGAGYPGLPTMTVDDWYEQRRRQGIVSTPQRVPGASDEEMQKQQQEAEEEEDDEEALRKARDWDDWKDTHPRGYGNRHNMG; the protein is encoded by the exons ATGATGGCGGAGGCGGGCGCGGGCGGCCCCCGGCTGGCGGAGCTGCTGGCGGTGGGACGGCGGCTGTGGGACGAGCTGGAGGCCAGCACCGAGCCCTCCTCGGGAGCCCCGGCCGTGCAGGACAAGGTGCGGCAGGGGCTGGAGGCGCTGCAGCGGGCGGAGGCCATGGTGGCGCAGCTGGAGCTGTTCAG TGAGAacgaggagctggaggagatccCCTCGGCCGATCTCAAGTTCATGCTGCTGCCGGCGCTGCTGGGAGCCCTGACGCTGAAGCAGGTGGAgctgagcaggaggagggagcacctggagaaggcCCGGGAGCACTTCCTGCGCTTCCTGAAGCTCTGCAGGAGCTACGGGCTGGGCTCCTTCCAGCTGCCCCCCGGCACCTCCGGCCAGGAGCAAAGCaggagcccctcagccccccgggaccctgCCCAGCCCGACCTGGTGGCCATGGCCATGAGCAGGACTGCCAAGATTGAAAG ATACAAACAgaagaaggagctggagaacaAACTGGCCTCCATGAGCAGCTCCGTGGAGAGCGGGACAGCGGATGAGGATCAGATCCGGGAATTTTACATCCTCCAGATCCAGAAATGGATTGGCACCAGCCTGGAGGAGATTGAGAGCATCGACCAGGAGCTGGTGATCCTGAAGAGCAGGGATGCAGCCAGGCAG GCTCCAGCAGGTCCCCGTGACCCTTCCcggccagccagagctgtggTGAAACCCTTCATCCTCACCCGGGATGCTGCTCAGGCCAG GGTGTTTGGAGCTGGCTATCCCGGGCTGCCCACCATGACTGTGGATGACTGGTACGAGCAACGCCGCAGGCAGGGAATTGTGTCCACCCCACAGAGGGTTCCAG GTGCAAGTGATGAGGAgatgcagaagcagcagcaggaggcagaggaggaggaggatgatgaggaagCTCTTCGGAAGGCTCGGGACTGGGACGACTGGAAGGACACACACCCCCGGGGCTACGGCAACAGGCACAACATGGGCTGA
- the IGBP1 gene encoding immunoglobulin-binding protein 1 isoform X1: protein MMAEAGAGGPRLAELLAVGRRLWDELEASTEPSSGAPAVQDKVRQGLEALQRAEAMVAQLELFSENEELEEIPSADLKFMLLPALLGALTLKQVELSRRREHLEKAREHFLRFLKLCRSYGLGSFQLPPGTSGQEQSRSPSAPRDPAQPDLVAMAMSRTAKIERYKQKKELENKLASMSSSVESGTADEDQIREFYILQIQKWIGTSLEEIESIDQELVILKSRDAARQAPAGPRDPSRPARAVVKPFILTRDAAQARVFGAGYPGLPTMTVDDWYEQRRRQGIVSTPQRVPAGASDEEMQKQQQEAEEEEDDEEALRKARDWDDWKDTHPRGYGNRHNMG, encoded by the exons ATGATGGCGGAGGCGGGCGCGGGCGGCCCCCGGCTGGCGGAGCTGCTGGCGGTGGGACGGCGGCTGTGGGACGAGCTGGAGGCCAGCACCGAGCCCTCCTCGGGAGCCCCGGCCGTGCAGGACAAGGTGCGGCAGGGGCTGGAGGCGCTGCAGCGGGCGGAGGCCATGGTGGCGCAGCTGGAGCTGTTCAG TGAGAacgaggagctggaggagatccCCTCGGCCGATCTCAAGTTCATGCTGCTGCCGGCGCTGCTGGGAGCCCTGACGCTGAAGCAGGTGGAgctgagcaggaggagggagcacctggagaaggcCCGGGAGCACTTCCTGCGCTTCCTGAAGCTCTGCAGGAGCTACGGGCTGGGCTCCTTCCAGCTGCCCCCCGGCACCTCCGGCCAGGAGCAAAGCaggagcccctcagccccccgggaccctgCCCAGCCCGACCTGGTGGCCATGGCCATGAGCAGGACTGCCAAGATTGAAAG ATACAAACAgaagaaggagctggagaacaAACTGGCCTCCATGAGCAGCTCCGTGGAGAGCGGGACAGCGGATGAGGATCAGATCCGGGAATTTTACATCCTCCAGATCCAGAAATGGATTGGCACCAGCCTGGAGGAGATTGAGAGCATCGACCAGGAGCTGGTGATCCTGAAGAGCAGGGATGCAGCCAGGCAG GCTCCAGCAGGTCCCCGTGACCCTTCCcggccagccagagctgtggTGAAACCCTTCATCCTCACCCGGGATGCTGCTCAGGCCAG GGTGTTTGGAGCTGGCTATCCCGGGCTGCCCACCATGACTGTGGATGACTGGTACGAGCAACGCCGCAGGCAGGGAATTGTGTCCACCCCACAGAGGGTTCCAG CAGGTGCAAGTGATGAGGAgatgcagaagcagcagcaggaggcagaggaggaggaggatgatgaggaagCTCTTCGGAAGGCTCGGGACTGGGACGACTGGAAGGACACACACCCCCGGGGCTACGGCAACAGGCACAACATGGGCTGA
- the LOC110474380 gene encoding protein Wnt-11b: protein MGRPAAAATALLCQLGLSAAIQWLGLAGSGVAWNESQHCRLLLPEQLQLCRRHLELMPSMVLAARRTQQLCQQSFADMRWNCSSIQRAPSFGPDLLTGTREAAFVHALAAAAVAQGIARSCASGEIPLCSCGPGPSEPPVPGSRWGGCGDNLSHGLQLGAAFADGSARAGTGSTPGLRAVNRHNGAVGRAVLSDSLDTRCKCHGVSGSCSVKTCWKGLPDLGEIASDLKSRYLAALKVTHRLVGSRKQLIPKEGDARPVTEMDLVYLINSPDYCTPNPQLGSLGTQDRPCNRSSVGSDSCDLLCCGRGYNTYTEEVQERCHCRYRWCCSVVCRRCRRRLERHVCK, encoded by the exons ATGGGCCGCCCTGCCGCCGCTGCCACCgcgctgctgtgccagctggggCTCTCCGCAGCCATCCAGTGGCT CGGGCTGGCGGGCAGCGGGGTGGCCTGGAACGAGAGCCAGCACTGCCGGCTGCTGCTgccggagcagctgcagctctgccgcCGGCACCTGGAGCTGATGCCCAGCATGGTCCTGGCTGCCCGCCGGAcgcagcagctgtgccagcagagctTTGCCGACATGAGGTGGAACTGCTCCTCCATCCAGCGCGCCCCCAGCTTCGGCCCCGACCTGCTCACAG GAACACGGGAAGCCGCCTTCGTGCACGCCCTGGCAGCGGCGGCCGTGGCGCAGGGCATCGCCCGCTCCTGCGCCTCCGGAGAAATCCCGCTGTGCTCCTgcggccccggcccctccgAGCCCCCCGTGCCCGGCTCCCGCTGGGGCGGCTGCGGTGACAACCTGAGCCACGGCCTCCAGCTCGGAGCCGCCTTCGCCGACGGCTCCGCCAGAGCCGGCACCGGCAGCACGCCCGGGCTCCGGGCCGTGAACCGGCACAACGGGGCCGTGGGACGGGCG GTGCTCAGTGACTCCCTGGATACCAGGTGTAAATGCCACGGGGTTTCAGGCTCCTGCTCAGTGAAAACCTGCTGGAAAGGCCTGCCAGACCTGGGTGAAATTGCCTCTGACCTCAAATCCAGGTACCTGGCAGCCCTCAAGGTCACCCATCGGCTCGTGGGGTCCAGGAAGCAGCTGATCCCCAAGGAGGGGGATGCCAGGCCAGTGACAGAGATGGATCTGGTTTATCTCATCAACTCTCCTGACTactgcaccccaaacccccagctgggctctctggggacacaggacag GCCGTGCAACAGGAGCTCGGTGGGCAGTGACAGCTGTgacctgctgtgctgtggccGTGGCTACAACACCTACACGGAGGAGGTGCAGGAGCGCTGCCACTGCCGCTACCGCTGGTGCTGCTCCGTGGTGTGCAGGCGCTGCCGGCGCCGCCTGGAGAGACACGTCTGCAAATGA